In the Oryzias latipes chromosome 9, ASM223467v1 genome, one interval contains:
- the LOC101165151 gene encoding arrestin domain-containing protein 3 isoform X1, with protein sequence MNSTVKKIEIAYNSINERNTFTNGDFITGQVTVEMGKDSQIESLFVKFKAKAEVMWTETHGDHTVVYHSKDKYFTQKQYFIRNKNVKEKQHVQLTNQNTTSYPSVLAPGVHVYPFCFQIPLQGIPSSFKGSDGKIVFSLEAELSRSMRINKKSSTTINFVAKPDPNTLPGLMTPVRNSKDKKMHVFTSGSVAMEVNLEKSGFFQGEGIKVVSSIQNNSSREVKPKYCLYRKHSFYAQGNKRYHTKDLVKEVGASIPKKTSETVKQVITIPHDAEPSILNCNIIKAEYRLKVYLDIKFASDPAIKFDIVILRGSQGSAGLPPSYSAAAGLGPEAFGNSAPAPWNPAPPSGNPAPPAWNPAPPAWNPAPPSGNPAPPAWNPAPPAWNPAPPAWNPAPPAWNPAPTPGNPAPPPGNQAPLQPSSVSSPLPPSYGTHQLYPSPNDFSQKKF encoded by the exons ATGAACTCCACGGTGAAGAAGATAGAAATTGCCTACAACTCCATCAACGAAAGGAACACCTTCACCAATGGAGACTTCATTACAGGACAAGTCACTGTGGAAATGGGCAAAGACTCCCAGATCGAGTCCCTGTTTGTTAAGTTCAAGGCGAAGGCTGAGGTGATGTGGACAGAGACGCACGGGGATCATACTGTCGTGTACCACTCCAAAGACAAATACTTCACTCAGAAACAGTACTTCATACGAAATAAGAATGTCAAAG AGAAGCAGCATGTCCAGCTGACAAACCAGAATACTACATCAT accCCAGCGTTCTGGCCCCAGGAGTTCATGTCTACCCATTCTGCTTTCAGATCCCTTTACA GGGTATCCCTTCCTCCTTCAAAGGGAGTGATGGTAAAATTGTGTTCTCGCTGGAAGCAGAGTTGAGCAGGTCAATGAGGATCAACAAGAAATCTTCCACCACTATCAACTTTGTGGCAAAACCGGACCCAAACACCCTCCCTGGGCTGATG acccCTGTGCGTAATTCAAAGGATAAGAAAATGCATGTCTTCACCTCTGGGTCTGTAGCGATGGAGGTTAATCTTGAAAAATCTGGTTTCTTCCAAG GGGAAGGAATAAAGGTGGTGTCGTCCATCCAGAACAATTCCTCTCGGGAGGTCAAGCCCAAGTACTGCTTATACAGAAAGCACAGCTTCTATGCACAAGGGAATAAAAGATACCATACTAAAGATCTCGTAAAAGAGGTTGGAGCATCCATccctaaaaaaacatcagaaacggTCAAACAGGTTATTACCATCCCCCATGATGCTGAGCCATCCATCCTCAACTGCAACATCATCAAAGCAGAGTACAGACTCAAG GTGTACCTTGATATCAAGTTTGCTTCAGATCCAGCAATCAAATTTGATATCGTCATCCTGCGGGGGTCCCAGGGGTCTGCTGGCTTACCACCATCatattctgctgctgctggccttgGACCGGAAGCCTTTGGGAATTCAGCCCCTGCACCATGGAACCCAGCCCCTCCATCAGGGAACCCAGCCCCTCCTGCATGGAACCCAGCCCCCCCTGCATGGAACCCAGCTCCTCCATCAGGGAACCCAGCCCCTCCAGCATGGAATCCAGCTCCTCCGGCATGGAATCCAGCTCCTCCGGCATGGAATCCAGCTCCTCCGGCATGGAACCCAGCTCCAACACCAGGGAATCCAGCCCCTCCACCAGGGAACCAAGCCCCCCTACAACCATCATCAGTATCTTCACCTTTACCTCCTTCTTATGGCACACATCAACTATACCCTTCTCCAAACGATTTTtctcagaaaaagttttaa
- the LOC101165151 gene encoding arrestin domain-containing protein 3 isoform X2, with translation MNSTVKKIEIAYNSINERNTFTNGDFITGQVTVEMGKDSQIESLFVKFKAKAEVMWTETHGDHTVVYHSKDKYFTQKQYFIRNKNVKEKQHVQLTNQNTTSYPSVLAPGVHVYPFCFQIPLQGIPSSFKGSDGKIVFSLEAELSRSMRINKKSSTTINFVAKPDPNTLPGLMTPVRNSKDKKMHVFTSGSVAMEVNLEKSGFFQGEGIKVVSSIQNNSSREVKPKYCLYRKHSFYAQGNKRYHTKDLVKEVGASIPKKTSETVKQVITIPHDAEPSILNCNIIKAEYRLKVYLDIKFASDPAIKFDIVILRGSQGSAGLPPSYSAAAGLGPEAFGNSAPAPWNPAPPSGNPAPPAWNPAPPAWNPAPPSGNPAPPAWNPAPPAWNPAPPAWNQAPLQPSSVSSPLPPSYGTHQLYPSPNDFSQKKF, from the exons ATGAACTCCACGGTGAAGAAGATAGAAATTGCCTACAACTCCATCAACGAAAGGAACACCTTCACCAATGGAGACTTCATTACAGGACAAGTCACTGTGGAAATGGGCAAAGACTCCCAGATCGAGTCCCTGTTTGTTAAGTTCAAGGCGAAGGCTGAGGTGATGTGGACAGAGACGCACGGGGATCATACTGTCGTGTACCACTCCAAAGACAAATACTTCACTCAGAAACAGTACTTCATACGAAATAAGAATGTCAAAG AGAAGCAGCATGTCCAGCTGACAAACCAGAATACTACATCAT accCCAGCGTTCTGGCCCCAGGAGTTCATGTCTACCCATTCTGCTTTCAGATCCCTTTACA GGGTATCCCTTCCTCCTTCAAAGGGAGTGATGGTAAAATTGTGTTCTCGCTGGAAGCAGAGTTGAGCAGGTCAATGAGGATCAACAAGAAATCTTCCACCACTATCAACTTTGTGGCAAAACCGGACCCAAACACCCTCCCTGGGCTGATG acccCTGTGCGTAATTCAAAGGATAAGAAAATGCATGTCTTCACCTCTGGGTCTGTAGCGATGGAGGTTAATCTTGAAAAATCTGGTTTCTTCCAAG GGGAAGGAATAAAGGTGGTGTCGTCCATCCAGAACAATTCCTCTCGGGAGGTCAAGCCCAAGTACTGCTTATACAGAAAGCACAGCTTCTATGCACAAGGGAATAAAAGATACCATACTAAAGATCTCGTAAAAGAGGTTGGAGCATCCATccctaaaaaaacatcagaaacggTCAAACAGGTTATTACCATCCCCCATGATGCTGAGCCATCCATCCTCAACTGCAACATCATCAAAGCAGAGTACAGACTCAAG GTGTACCTTGATATCAAGTTTGCTTCAGATCCAGCAATCAAATTTGATATCGTCATCCTGCGGGGGTCCCAGGGGTCTGCTGGCTTACCACCATCatattctgctgctgctggccttgGACCGGAAGCCTTTGGGAATTCAGCCCCTGCACCATGGAACCCAGCCCCTCCATCAGGGAACCCAGCCCCTCCTGCATGGAACCCAGCCCCCCCTGCATGGAACCCAGCTCCTCCATCAGGGAACCCAGCCCCTCCAGCATGGAATCCAGCTCCTCCGGCATGGAATCCAGCTCCTCCGGCAT GGAACCAAGCCCCCCTACAACCATCATCAGTATCTTCACCTTTACCTCCTTCTTATGGCACACATCAACTATACCCTTCTCCAAACGATTTTtctcagaaaaagttttaa
- the LOC101165151 gene encoding arrestin domain-containing protein 3 isoform X3 gives MSKSQPFFSEKQHVQLTNQNTTSYPSVLAPGVHVYPFCFQIPLQGIPSSFKGSDGKIVFSLEAELSRSMRINKKSSTTINFVAKPDPNTLPGLMTPVRNSKDKKMHVFTSGSVAMEVNLEKSGFFQGEGIKVVSSIQNNSSREVKPKYCLYRKHSFYAQGNKRYHTKDLVKEVGASIPKKTSETVKQVITIPHDAEPSILNCNIIKAEYRLKVYLDIKFASDPAIKFDIVILRGSQGSAGLPPSYSAAAGLGPEAFGNSAPAPWNPAPPSGNPAPPAWNPAPPAWNPAPPSGNPAPPAWNPAPPAWNPAPPAWNPAPPAWNPAPTPGNPAPPPGNQAPLQPSSVSSPLPPSYGTHQLYPSPNDFSQKKF, from the exons ATGTCAAAG AGTCAGCCTTTCTTTTCAGAGAAGCAGCATGTCCAGCTGACAAACCAGAATACTACATCAT accCCAGCGTTCTGGCCCCAGGAGTTCATGTCTACCCATTCTGCTTTCAGATCCCTTTACA GGGTATCCCTTCCTCCTTCAAAGGGAGTGATGGTAAAATTGTGTTCTCGCTGGAAGCAGAGTTGAGCAGGTCAATGAGGATCAACAAGAAATCTTCCACCACTATCAACTTTGTGGCAAAACCGGACCCAAACACCCTCCCTGGGCTGATG acccCTGTGCGTAATTCAAAGGATAAGAAAATGCATGTCTTCACCTCTGGGTCTGTAGCGATGGAGGTTAATCTTGAAAAATCTGGTTTCTTCCAAG GGGAAGGAATAAAGGTGGTGTCGTCCATCCAGAACAATTCCTCTCGGGAGGTCAAGCCCAAGTACTGCTTATACAGAAAGCACAGCTTCTATGCACAAGGGAATAAAAGATACCATACTAAAGATCTCGTAAAAGAGGTTGGAGCATCCATccctaaaaaaacatcagaaacggTCAAACAGGTTATTACCATCCCCCATGATGCTGAGCCATCCATCCTCAACTGCAACATCATCAAAGCAGAGTACAGACTCAAG GTGTACCTTGATATCAAGTTTGCTTCAGATCCAGCAATCAAATTTGATATCGTCATCCTGCGGGGGTCCCAGGGGTCTGCTGGCTTACCACCATCatattctgctgctgctggccttgGACCGGAAGCCTTTGGGAATTCAGCCCCTGCACCATGGAACCCAGCCCCTCCATCAGGGAACCCAGCCCCTCCTGCATGGAACCCAGCCCCCCCTGCATGGAACCCAGCTCCTCCATCAGGGAACCCAGCCCCTCCAGCATGGAATCCAGCTCCTCCGGCATGGAATCCAGCTCCTCCGGCATGGAATCCAGCTCCTCCGGCATGGAACCCAGCTCCAACACCAGGGAATCCAGCCCCTCCACCAGGGAACCAAGCCCCCCTACAACCATCATCAGTATCTTCACCTTTACCTCCTTCTTATGGCACACATCAACTATACCCTTCTCCAAACGATTTTtctcagaaaaagttttaa